In Kitasatospora sp. NA04385, a single genomic region encodes these proteins:
- a CDS encoding response regulator transcription factor gives MTIRVLIADDEALLRMAFGTVLEAQPDLAPVGEAADGAEAVRLARELRPDVVLMDVRMPGTDGIEATREITRHCPGSRVLILTTFDLDEYAFAGLAAGASGFLLKNTRPAELLTAIRDVAAGDAVLSPRITRRFLEDFRPRLPDHRDADRRERLARLSAREREVLVEVGRGRSNAEIAAALHLAEATVKSHLGRILPKLDLRDRVQAVVFAHTCHLVPPE, from the coding sequence GTGACGATCCGGGTCCTGATCGCCGACGACGAGGCGCTGCTCCGGATGGCCTTCGGCACCGTCCTGGAGGCGCAGCCCGACCTGGCCCCGGTCGGCGAGGCCGCGGACGGCGCCGAAGCGGTGCGCCTGGCCCGGGAGTTGCGGCCCGACGTGGTCCTGATGGACGTCCGGATGCCCGGGACGGACGGGATCGAGGCGACCCGGGAGATCACCCGGCACTGCCCGGGCAGCCGGGTGCTGATCCTCACCACCTTCGACCTGGACGAGTACGCCTTCGCCGGGCTGGCCGCCGGTGCCTCGGGCTTCCTGCTGAAGAACACCCGGCCCGCGGAGCTGCTCACCGCGATCCGCGACGTGGCGGCGGGCGACGCGGTGCTCTCCCCGCGGATCACCCGCCGCTTCCTGGAGGACTTCCGCCCCCGGCTCCCCGACCACCGCGACGCCGACCGCCGCGAACGGCTGGCCCGGCTCAGCGCCCGCGAGCGCGAGGTCCTGGTCGAGGTGGGCCGCGGCCGCTCCAACGCGGAGATCGCCGCCGCCCTGCACCTGGCCGAGGCGACCGTCAAGTCCCACCTGGGCCGGATCCTCCCGAAACTCGACCTCCGCGACCGCGTCCAGGCCGTGGTCTTCGCCCACACCTGCCACCTCGTCCCCCCGGAGTGA
- a CDS encoding mechanosensitive ion channel family protein yields the protein MRQEAGQVWWWSAVRLVVAGVAVLVVLYGVDKAVEVSTRRLSARAGRPGTVPQVLRGCRKPILAVAGCGLLLAAMPWVRASEAIRHLLVLATIGSCAWLAARAAALVLDGAVRLAVRRRDAAWAGRARTQVGLLSRILQAAIALLALAGMLMTFPAVRVVGTSLLASAGLVGVVAGIAAQSALSNLFAGIQMAFGDLARIGDVVVVGGEWGTVEEITLTAVVIATWDQRRIVMPMSYFAGRPFENWSRRSDRITGTALLHLDHSTPVDLLRAEFEDYLAKNPRWDGEGSALQVVDTTPTTLVVRALATAANAGDAFELRCDLREHLVGFLREHHPYALPRIAVATAPGERARQPQWPEQRSEV from the coding sequence ATGCGTCAGGAGGCAGGGCAGGTGTGGTGGTGGAGCGCGGTACGGCTGGTGGTCGCAGGCGTGGCGGTGCTGGTGGTCCTGTACGGGGTCGACAAGGCCGTCGAGGTGTCGACGCGCAGACTGTCCGCCCGGGCCGGGCGGCCGGGCACGGTGCCCCAGGTGCTGCGCGGCTGCCGCAAGCCGATCCTCGCGGTGGCCGGCTGCGGGCTGCTGCTGGCCGCGATGCCGTGGGTGCGGGCGTCCGAGGCGATCAGGCACCTGCTGGTGCTGGCCACCATCGGCAGCTGCGCCTGGCTGGCCGCCCGGGCCGCCGCGCTGGTGCTGGACGGCGCGGTGCGGCTCGCGGTGCGCCGCCGGGACGCCGCCTGGGCCGGACGGGCCCGCACCCAGGTGGGGCTGCTCAGCCGCATCCTCCAGGCGGCGATCGCCCTGCTGGCGCTGGCCGGGATGCTGATGACCTTCCCCGCGGTGCGGGTGGTCGGCACCAGCCTGCTGGCCTCGGCCGGCCTGGTCGGCGTGGTCGCGGGCATCGCCGCGCAGAGCGCGCTGTCGAACCTGTTCGCGGGCATCCAGATGGCCTTCGGCGACCTGGCCCGGATCGGGGACGTGGTGGTGGTCGGCGGCGAGTGGGGCACCGTCGAGGAGATCACCCTGACCGCCGTGGTGATCGCCACCTGGGACCAGCGGCGGATCGTCATGCCGATGTCGTACTTCGCCGGCCGCCCGTTCGAGAACTGGTCGCGCCGCTCCGACCGGATCACCGGCACCGCGCTGCTGCACCTCGACCACAGCACGCCCGTCGACCTGCTGCGCGCGGAGTTCGAGGACTACCTGGCCAAGAACCCGCGCTGGGACGGCGAGGGCAGCGCCCTCCAGGTCGTCGACACCACCCCCACCACCCTGGTCGTGCGCGCCCTGGCCACCGCCGCCAACGCGGGCGACGCCTTCGAGCTGCGCTGCGACCTGCGCGAGCACCTGGTGGGGTTCCTGCGCGAACACCACCCGTACGCGCTGCCCCGGATCGCGGTGGCGACCGCCCCCGGCGAACGGGCCCGGCAGCCGCAGTGGCCGGAGCAGCGGTCGGAGGTCTGA
- a CDS encoding polysaccharide deacetylase family protein has translation MAAPAVQAARQALAAMPAARPQAATGQELNGRLSAAEHALALEQALTAARRWGLAALPLRAPAPPAVKPELVDGPGVKATPGLPPVVQRVPTSDRVVFLTVDDGAEKDPQFAAMAAELGVPMTVFLSDYLARSDYGYFRALQSHGVGIDNHTLTHPDLRRLDADALQREICGQQDRLQQETGIRPRLFRPPYGEYTEAALRTAASCGVTAFPLWNEEAFPDHLEWRYADQVFHPGDIVLTHFRAPAAGWKGTMADMLRRVVDAATAQGFAIARLEDYL, from the coding sequence GTGGCGGCCCCCGCCGTCCAGGCCGCCCGGCAGGCGCTCGCCGCGATGCCCGCCGCCCGCCCGCAGGCCGCCACCGGGCAGGAGCTGAACGGCCGCCTCTCCGCCGCCGAGCACGCGCTCGCGCTGGAGCAGGCGCTGACCGCCGCCCGCCGCTGGGGCCTGGCCGCGCTCCCGCTGCGCGCGCCCGCCCCGCCCGCCGTCAAGCCCGAGCTGGTCGACGGGCCCGGCGTGAAGGCGACGCCCGGGCTGCCGCCGGTGGTCCAGCGGGTCCCGACCAGCGACCGGGTGGTGTTCCTGACCGTCGACGACGGCGCCGAGAAGGACCCGCAGTTCGCCGCGATGGCCGCCGAACTGGGCGTCCCGATGACGGTCTTCCTCTCCGACTACCTGGCGCGCTCCGACTACGGCTACTTCCGCGCCCTGCAGTCGCACGGCGTGGGCATCGACAACCACACCCTCACCCACCCCGACCTGCGCCGACTGGACGCCGACGCCCTGCAGCGCGAGATCTGCGGCCAGCAGGACCGCCTCCAGCAGGAGACCGGCATCCGCCCCCGGCTGTTCCGGCCCCCGTACGGCGAGTACACCGAGGCCGCGCTGCGCACCGCCGCGTCCTGCGGGGTGACCGCCTTCCCGCTGTGGAACGAGGAGGCCTTCCCGGACCACCTGGAGTGGCGCTACGCCGACCAGGTCTTCCACCCCGGCGACATCGTGCTCACCCACTTCCGCGCCCCCGCCGCCGGGTGGAAGGGCACCATGGCGGACATGCTGCGCCGGGTGGTCGACGCCGCCACCGCGCAGGGCTTCGCCATCGCCCGCCTGGAGGACTACCTCTGA
- a CDS encoding immunity 51 family protein yields the protein MTDRETFAPLVFLEYDHKPGSYGLMLTDDRMVEVDEVFEAAGQQNGGYGWEAVARSAVRSRAPQLEGRFRYDPEAGMFVAYGEDAAALRELGALLSGAFHDRPALRELIDAAEPDWFD from the coding sequence ATGACTGATCGTGAGACCTTCGCCCCGCTGGTGTTCCTCGAGTACGACCACAAGCCCGGGTCGTACGGCCTGATGCTGACGGACGACCGGATGGTCGAGGTGGACGAGGTGTTCGAGGCCGCCGGTCAGCAGAACGGCGGCTACGGCTGGGAGGCGGTGGCCCGCTCCGCCGTCCGCTCCCGGGCGCCGCAGCTGGAGGGCCGGTTCCGGTACGACCCGGAGGCCGGCATGTTCGTCGCCTACGGGGAGGACGCGGCGGCGCTGCGCGAGCTGGGCGCGCTGCTCTCCGGCGCGTTCCACGACCGCCCGGCGCTGCGCGAGCTGATCGACGCCGCCGAGCCCGACTGGTTCGACTGA
- the uppS gene encoding polyprenyl diphosphate synthase → MHAAALQRLPHPTRKAPTLRATAPLYALYARRLSRQLQGEELPEHIGMIMDGNRRWARRQGIGNPSMGHKYGAEHVENVLSWCEALQIKHVTVFVCSAENLQRRGDAEVAFLMQVIEEVLTRHLAGPQPRWQVHIAGALDTLPDTTAHALKEAVEATRTCATGAHVTLAVGYGGRQELVDAVRDLLYEQAARERPVRDIADHLTADDIARHLYTAGQPDPDLVIRTSGEQRMSNFLLWQSAYSELYFCEAHWPAFREVDFLRAVRAYAARQRRYGA, encoded by the coding sequence ATGCACGCCGCAGCTCTCCAACGGCTGCCGCACCCGACCCGGAAGGCTCCGACGTTGCGCGCCACCGCCCCCCTCTACGCCCTCTACGCCCGCCGACTCAGCCGACAACTCCAGGGCGAAGAGCTGCCGGAGCACATCGGAATGATCATGGACGGCAACCGCCGCTGGGCGCGTCGGCAAGGCATCGGGAACCCGAGCATGGGCCACAAGTACGGCGCCGAGCACGTGGAAAACGTGCTGTCCTGGTGCGAAGCCCTCCAGATCAAGCATGTGACCGTGTTCGTCTGCTCCGCCGAGAACCTCCAGCGACGCGGCGACGCCGAGGTCGCCTTCCTGATGCAGGTCATCGAGGAAGTCCTGACCCGGCACCTGGCCGGGCCGCAGCCGCGCTGGCAGGTGCACATCGCAGGAGCGCTCGACACCCTGCCCGACACCACTGCGCATGCCCTCAAGGAAGCGGTCGAGGCCACCCGGACATGCGCCACGGGGGCGCACGTCACCTTGGCCGTCGGCTACGGCGGACGCCAGGAACTCGTCGACGCCGTGCGGGACCTGCTGTACGAACAGGCAGCGCGCGAAAGGCCGGTGCGGGACATCGCCGACCACCTGACCGCGGACGACATCGCCCGCCACCTGTACACCGCCGGCCAGCCGGATCCCGACCTCGTCATCCGCACCAGCGGAGAGCAGCGCATGTCGAACTTCCTCCTGTGGCAGAGCGCCTACTCCGAGCTGTACTTCTGCGAGGCGCACTGGCCGGCGTTCCGCGAGGTCGACTTCCTGCGCGCCGTACGCGCGTACGCCGCCCGCCAGCGCCGCTACGGCGCCTGA
- a CDS encoding transglycosylase family protein, which translates to MIFRNETAATTTATTAEKGNRKRNRVRAAVVAGSAVAVLPVAGLVTATSASAADVSTWDKVAQCESTGNWSIDTGNGFYGGLQFTSSTWAAYGGTAYAPQANLATKAQQIAVAEKVLASQGPGAWPVCSVQAGLTQGGAAAQVDTSGSASTSTSTTSSSKATGSNSSSSSSAASTDAGTTGKSAKSATTDSDSASTNTADSGQSSYQGHQSWKKGAHTGGGSTYTVKSGDTLGAIAAANGTTVDALFSANAQTIGASADVIYPGQVLTV; encoded by the coding sequence ATGATCTTCCGTAACGAGACTGCCGCCACCACGACCGCCACCACCGCCGAGAAGGGCAACCGGAAGCGCAACCGCGTCCGGGCCGCCGTCGTCGCCGGCAGCGCGGTGGCCGTCCTCCCGGTGGCCGGCCTCGTGACGGCGACCTCGGCCTCGGCCGCGGACGTGTCCACCTGGGACAAGGTCGCCCAGTGCGAGTCGACCGGCAACTGGTCGATCGACACCGGCAACGGCTTCTACGGTGGGCTGCAGTTCACCTCCTCCACCTGGGCCGCGTACGGCGGCACCGCCTACGCCCCGCAGGCCAACCTGGCCACCAAGGCGCAGCAGATCGCCGTCGCCGAGAAGGTGCTGGCCTCCCAGGGCCCCGGCGCCTGGCCGGTGTGCTCCGTGCAGGCGGGTCTGACCCAGGGCGGCGCCGCCGCCCAGGTCGACACCTCCGGCTCCGCGAGCACCAGCACCAGCACCACCAGCAGCAGCAAGGCCACCGGCTCGAACAGCTCCAGCAGCTCCAGCGCCGCGAGCACCGACGCCGGTACCACCGGCAAGTCCGCGAAGTCGGCCACCACCGACTCCGACTCGGCCTCCACCAACACCGCCGACAGCGGCCAGTCCTCCTACCAGGGCCACCAGTCCTGGAAGAAGGGCGCCCACACCGGTGGCGGCAGCACCTACACCGTCAAGTCCGGTGACACCCTGGGCGCCATCGCGGCCGCCAACGGCACCACCGTGGACGCGCTGTTCAGCGCCAACGCCCAGACCATCGGCGCCTCCGCCGACGTCATCTACCCGGGCCAGGTCCTGACCGTCTGA
- a CDS encoding YihY/virulence factor BrkB family protein, with product MNPIERALRAVDRVQQRRRPLAVVVGVVKKYGDDRGGLLAALITYYGFVSLIPLLLLLSTALGFVLHGHPDAQQAVVDSALADFPIIGDQLRENVHSVQGSGLALVIGVAGLLYGALGIAQVLQHAMAEVWNVPGVRRPGYWPRLGRSLALFATLGTGLLLTTAAAALVGSALGGPAARIGGLLLSAAVNTLLFLACLRILTPKEVPARALLPGSVLAGPLFTVLQAFGAALVAHQLRHATAVYGFFATVIGLLSWLYLAAQVTVYAAETNTVLARRLWPRSLLQPPLTGPDEQVLEDIARQEARRPEQRVDVDFDGPAAGQDEKTGKTEQPEGPEQRPDSGA from the coding sequence GTGAACCCCATCGAACGAGCCCTGCGCGCCGTCGACCGCGTCCAGCAGCGCCGCCGACCCCTGGCCGTGGTGGTCGGGGTCGTCAAGAAGTACGGGGACGACCGGGGCGGGCTGCTGGCCGCGCTGATCACCTACTACGGCTTCGTCTCGCTGATCCCGCTGCTGCTCCTGCTCTCCACCGCGCTCGGCTTCGTCCTGCACGGGCACCCGGACGCGCAGCAGGCCGTGGTCGACTCGGCGCTGGCGGACTTCCCGATCATCGGCGACCAGCTGCGCGAGAACGTGCACTCGGTGCAGGGCAGCGGGCTGGCGCTGGTGATCGGCGTGGCGGGCCTGCTGTACGGAGCGCTGGGCATCGCGCAGGTGCTGCAACACGCGATGGCCGAGGTGTGGAACGTCCCCGGAGTGCGGCGCCCGGGCTACTGGCCCCGGCTGGGGCGCAGCCTGGCGCTGTTCGCGACGCTGGGCACCGGGCTGCTGCTGACCACGGCCGCGGCGGCGTTGGTGGGCTCGGCGCTGGGCGGCCCGGCCGCCCGGATCGGCGGGCTGCTGCTGTCGGCGGCGGTCAACACCCTGCTGTTCCTGGCCTGTCTGCGGATCCTCACCCCGAAGGAGGTGCCGGCCCGCGCCCTGCTGCCCGGCAGCGTGCTCGCGGGCCCGCTGTTCACCGTCCTGCAGGCGTTCGGCGCCGCGCTGGTCGCCCACCAACTGCGGCACGCCACCGCCGTCTACGGCTTCTTCGCGACCGTGATCGGCCTGCTCTCCTGGCTCTACCTGGCCGCGCAGGTCACCGTGTACGCCGCCGAGACGAACACCGTCCTCGCCCGTCGGCTGTGGCCCCGCTCCCTGCTCCAGCCCCCGCTGACCGGCCCGGACGAGCAGGTGCTGGAGGACATCGCCCGGCAGGAGGCGCGCCGCCCCGAGCAGCGGGTCGACGTCGACTTCGACGGCCCGGCGGCCGGGCAGGACGAGAAGACCGGGAAGACCGAGCAGCCGGAGGGACCGGAGCAGCGGCCCGACAGCGGGGCGTGA
- the map gene encoding type I methionyl aminopeptidase, which produces MIELKTPQAIEKMAVTGRFVAGVLAELSGLAEVGRDVMDLELRARKLIEDRGAESCYWDYAPSFGRGPFRNVICLSVNDAVLHGQPHPYVLADGDVLSLDFAVSIDGWVADSAVTVIVGTPDEQDVRLAESTRTALDAAIAAAVPGNRIGDISAAIAAVGQGAGYRINTDFGGHGLGRTMHEDPHVANVGRPGRGLELKPGLTLALEPWWCTGSAKLRVDADGWTLRSADGSRGAHSEHTVAITEDGPRVLTVLS; this is translated from the coding sequence GTGATCGAGCTGAAGACTCCGCAGGCGATCGAGAAGATGGCCGTCACCGGCCGCTTCGTCGCCGGGGTGCTGGCCGAGCTGTCCGGGCTCGCCGAGGTCGGGCGGGACGTGATGGACCTGGAGCTGCGGGCCAGGAAGCTGATCGAGGACCGGGGGGCCGAGTCCTGCTACTGGGACTACGCGCCGTCGTTCGGGCGCGGGCCGTTCCGCAACGTGATCTGCCTGTCGGTGAACGACGCGGTGCTGCACGGGCAGCCGCACCCCTACGTCCTGGCGGACGGGGACGTGCTGAGCCTGGACTTCGCGGTGTCGATCGACGGCTGGGTGGCCGACTCGGCGGTCACCGTCATCGTCGGCACCCCGGACGAGCAGGACGTCCGGCTGGCCGAGTCGACCCGCACCGCGCTGGACGCGGCGATCGCGGCCGCCGTGCCCGGCAACCGGATCGGGGACATCTCGGCGGCGATCGCCGCGGTCGGCCAGGGCGCCGGCTACCGGATCAACACCGACTTCGGCGGCCACGGCCTGGGCCGCACCATGCACGAGGACCCGCACGTCGCCAACGTCGGACGGCCCGGGCGGGGCCTGGAGCTGAAGCCCGGCCTGACCCTGGCGCTGGAGCCGTGGTGGTGCACCGGCTCGGCGAAGCTGCGGGTGGACGCGGACGGCTGGACGCTGCGCTCGGCGGACGGCTCGCGCGGCGCGCACTCCGAGCACACCGTGGCGATCACCGAGGACGGGCCGCGGGTGCTCACCGTGCTGTCCTGA
- a CDS encoding methyltransferase domain-containing protein: MLVLSALAEGPLHGYAVNTAIERMTGERLGRGSLSGALVRLRDKGLIEYLEGEGRRRPVRLTSAGRKVLEGEVEALAHVAGRIFEAVVPDKIAYQDRLASTDLARSYKQAVLDALAVEPGQIVLDLGCGPGTDLGALAHLTGPTGKVLGIDSDQRMARQALLRVADLPHTDVLAADVHALPLPSRSADRACTDRLLQHVADVSGALAEVGRVLRSGGRLVMAEPDWDSLAIDHPDLDIARSYTRHVTDRIVRNAVIGRQLPRLAEQAGFAVTSVVPVTSVFREVRAADQVLGLQRNTERAVSSGYLTRQQANRWLEHFTHGPFFASVTLYVVTAEAAVHT; the protein is encoded by the coding sequence ATGCTCGTCCTGTCCGCACTGGCCGAGGGCCCGCTGCACGGCTACGCCGTCAACACGGCCATCGAGCGGATGACCGGCGAAAGGCTCGGCCGCGGCAGCCTGTCCGGCGCGCTGGTGCGACTGCGCGACAAGGGCTTGATCGAGTACCTGGAAGGCGAAGGCAGGCGGCGCCCGGTGCGCCTGACCTCCGCAGGCCGCAAGGTACTCGAAGGCGAGGTCGAAGCCCTCGCCCACGTCGCGGGACGCATCTTCGAGGCCGTGGTCCCCGACAAGATCGCCTACCAGGACCGGCTCGCGAGCACCGACCTCGCCCGCTCCTACAAGCAGGCGGTACTTGATGCGTTGGCTGTCGAGCCGGGCCAGATCGTCCTGGACCTCGGTTGTGGCCCGGGCACCGACCTCGGTGCGCTGGCGCACCTGACCGGGCCGACGGGGAAGGTCTTGGGAATCGATTCCGATCAGCGAATGGCCCGCCAAGCCCTGCTCCGTGTAGCCGACTTGCCGCATACCGATGTACTGGCGGCCGATGTCCACGCGCTGCCGCTTCCCTCGCGCTCTGCCGATCGGGCTTGCACCGACCGGCTGCTTCAGCATGTCGCCGACGTCTCCGGGGCCCTGGCCGAGGTAGGGCGGGTCCTGCGTTCCGGCGGCCGACTCGTCATGGCCGAACCCGACTGGGACTCGCTCGCCATCGACCATCCCGACCTGGACATCGCCCGCTCCTACACCCGCCACGTCACCGACCGGATCGTGCGCAACGCCGTTATCGGACGGCAGTTGCCTCGGCTGGCCGAGCAAGCGGGATTCGCTGTCACGTCGGTCGTCCCGGTCACTTCCGTCTTTCGCGAAGTCCGTGCCGCCGATCAGGTCCTCGGTCTTCAGCGCAACACCGAACGCGCGGTTTCCTCCGGTTACCTGACCCGCCAGCAGGCCAACAGGTGGCTGGAGCACTTCACGCACGGTCCGTTCTTCGCCTCGGTGACGCTCTATGTCGTCACAGCGGAAGCTGCTGTGCACACCTGA
- a CDS encoding SpoIIE family protein phosphatase — protein sequence MPPGVPADPTGPPPPTDPDPAARTGHPHGDAHPHGDARPRWDAAVEPLLADGLLRAVRATDAYGGVLYLHSADRRSLAVAAVVGIPLSLLEPFQRIAVAAPLPVADSYRGGRTIVLADADDTMRRYPRLAVGLPYAHASATTPVTAGDRTFGVIAVFWPADGTRPSATTRRQLRTVGNRLATGLLPYGDRVGGEGPPVVVPLPVPGGDGIRVGFFDWDFAAGRITVDERLREILGTGPFDGRGATLLERIAPEDVTLLREAARRAARHGHPFTHRVRLRDPGGGTRQLDLYGQPVAGPARLVVAVLDATAAAAATAAVERLRDGVFALDPDGRVGYVNRSAEMLLHTTRADLLGRRPWDALPWLGDPAYEDRYRSAMLSQQPTAFLARRPPRHWLAFSLYPDAHGLTGRIVPAAPSEDTTLPEAPPPTPASLGGVYHLLQLASALTEAVTVREVADAVTDQILPGFGGQELALYLARSGRMHLVTESGYPEGFLDPFEGTPIRARLPGTEVFTSGAPVFFETAHELSAAYPGIPRDEMSAWAFLPLIASGHPVGSLILGFDRPRVFTAEDRSVLTALGGLIAQALERARLYDAESAVARGLQQALLPHLLPTVPGLETTARYLPGTRGMEIGGDWYDVLPTPDGGVVLIIGDVEGHSVKAAALMGQLRSAVRAFASGDEPVETVARRTNHLLLDLDAGLLASCCLLRLHPATRTLRAVRAGHPPPLLREPGGRTTALDLDGGPLLGIDHGLDFPATEIRLPPGATLVLYTDGLVETATAPLTEGIDRLRTTLAHAATPDLEPLADLLLGQARHDDHRADDVALLVARLRVGE from the coding sequence ATGCCCCCGGGTGTTCCGGCGGACCCCACCGGCCCGCCACCTCCCACCGACCCCGACCCGGCGGCGCGCACCGGCCACCCGCACGGCGACGCCCATCCGCACGGCGACGCCCGCCCGCGCTGGGACGCCGCCGTCGAGCCGCTGCTCGCCGACGGCCTGCTGCGCGCCGTCCGGGCCACCGACGCCTACGGGGGCGTGCTCTACCTGCACTCCGCCGACCGCCGCTCACTGGCCGTCGCCGCCGTCGTCGGCATCCCGCTCAGCCTGCTCGAACCGTTCCAGCGGATCGCCGTCGCCGCCCCCCTGCCCGTCGCCGACTCCTACCGCGGCGGACGCACCATCGTGCTCGCCGACGCCGACGACACCATGCGCCGCTACCCCCGCCTCGCCGTCGGACTCCCGTACGCGCACGCCTCCGCCACCACCCCCGTCACCGCCGGCGACCGCACCTTCGGCGTGATCGCCGTCTTCTGGCCCGCCGACGGCACCCGCCCGTCCGCCACCACCCGCCGCCAGCTGCGCACCGTCGGCAACCGGCTCGCCACCGGACTGCTCCCGTACGGCGACCGGGTCGGCGGCGAGGGGCCGCCCGTCGTGGTGCCGCTGCCGGTGCCCGGCGGGGACGGCATCCGGGTCGGCTTCTTCGACTGGGACTTCGCCGCGGGCCGGATCACCGTCGACGAACGGCTGCGCGAGATCCTCGGCACCGGCCCGTTCGACGGCCGCGGCGCCACCCTGCTCGAACGCATCGCCCCCGAGGACGTCACCCTGCTGCGCGAGGCCGCCCGCCGCGCCGCCCGGCACGGCCACCCGTTCACCCACCGGGTCCGGCTGCGCGACCCCGGCGGCGGCACCCGGCAGCTCGACCTGTACGGGCAGCCCGTCGCCGGACCGGCCCGGCTGGTCGTCGCCGTCCTCGACGCCACCGCCGCCGCGGCCGCCACCGCCGCCGTCGAGCGCCTGCGCGACGGGGTCTTCGCGCTCGACCCCGACGGCCGGGTCGGCTACGTCAACCGCAGCGCCGAGATGCTGCTGCACACCACCCGCGCCGACCTGCTCGGCCGCCGCCCCTGGGACGCCCTGCCCTGGCTCGGCGACCCCGCCTACGAGGACCGCTACCGCTCCGCGATGCTCTCCCAGCAGCCCACCGCCTTCCTCGCCCGCCGCCCGCCCCGGCACTGGCTGGCCTTCTCGCTCTACCCCGACGCGCACGGCCTCACCGGCCGGATCGTGCCCGCCGCCCCCAGCGAGGACACCACCCTCCCCGAAGCCCCGCCGCCCACTCCCGCCTCCCTCGGCGGCGTCTACCACCTGCTGCAACTCGCCTCCGCGCTCACCGAGGCGGTCACCGTCCGCGAAGTCGCCGACGCCGTCACCGACCAGATCCTGCCCGGCTTCGGCGGCCAGGAGCTCGCCCTCTACCTGGCCCGCTCCGGACGCATGCACCTGGTCACCGAGAGCGGCTACCCCGAGGGCTTCCTCGACCCCTTCGAAGGCACCCCGATCCGCGCCCGGCTCCCCGGCACCGAGGTGTTCACCAGCGGCGCGCCGGTCTTCTTCGAGACCGCCCACGAACTCTCCGCCGCCTACCCCGGCATCCCGCGCGACGAGATGAGCGCCTGGGCCTTCCTCCCGCTGATCGCCTCCGGCCACCCCGTCGGCAGCCTCATCCTCGGCTTCGACCGCCCCCGGGTCTTCACCGCCGAGGACCGCTCCGTCCTCACCGCCCTCGGCGGCCTGATCGCCCAGGCCCTCGAACGCGCCCGCCTCTACGACGCCGAGTCCGCCGTCGCCCGCGGCCTCCAGCAGGCCCTCCTCCCGCACCTGCTCCCCACCGTCCCCGGCCTCGAGACCACCGCCCGCTACCTGCCCGGCACCCGCGGCATGGAGATCGGCGGCGACTGGTACGACGTCCTGCCCACCCCCGACGGCGGCGTCGTCCTGATCATCGGCGACGTCGAGGGGCACAGCGTCAAGGCCGCCGCCCTCATGGGCCAACTCCGCAGCGCGGTACGGGCGTTCGCCAGCGGGGACGAACCCGTCGAGACCGTCGCCCGGCGCACCAACCACCTGCTGCTCGACCTCGACGCCGGACTGCTCGCCTCCTGCTGCCTGCTGCGCCTGCACCCCGCGACCCGCACCCTGCGCGCCGTCCGGGCCGGGCACCCCCCGCCGCTGCTGCGCGAACCCGGCGGACGCACCACCGCGCTCGACCTCGACGGCGGCCCGCTGCTCGGCATCGACCACGGCCTCGACTTCCCCGCCACCGAGATCCGGCTGCCGCCGGGGGCCACCCTCGTCCTCTACACCGACGGCCTGGTCGAGACCGCCACCGCGCCCCTCACCGAGGGCATCGACCGCCTCCGCACCACCCTCGCCCACGCCGCCACCCCGGACCTGGAGCCGCTCGCCGACCTCCTGCTCGGCCAGGCCCGCCACGACGACCACCGGGCCGACGACGTGGCGTTGTTGGTGGCGCGGCTGCGGGTGGGGGAGTAG